In Capsicum annuum cultivar UCD-10X-F1 chromosome 8, UCD10Xv1.1, whole genome shotgun sequence, the genomic window TTTTGATCGAGGTATTTTATCTTCGTCGTCCTTTTAATTGATAACAAGTAGTATTGTTTAATCCATCAGCACGACTGGCATATTTGAAGTTGCAAAAATTACTGTCGTCTCTCTCCCTGCGCGTCGTCCTTATTCGGTTGCAGAAACCCTAATCAGCATGGGAGATAACCGTCATTCTTTTGTCCATCATGCTCTTGGTGGTGGCTCAGGTTTCTTTCTCCTTTGCGCTCTTctttatattcataaatatatatatatgtatccatATCCCAATTCACGCATTTCCAGATATTCAGATTTGTTATTGACCTTATTGCAATTTATCAATTAATGCATCAATTCAATATGGATTTTGAAATAACCCTTGATCATCATGATGATAATCAACTTACAATACTATTCGATAGAGAAAATTATGTTgaattggttgaatttgaatttgtgcAGTGGCCGATGTGTTGTTGTGGAGGAGATGGTGTGCTAGTGTTACTCTGCTTGTCAGTTCCACTGCGCTTTGGATTCTGTTTGAGAGAGCTGGATATAATGTCCTTTCCTTTATTGCCAATGTTATGTTGCTTCTAGTTGTGATCCTCTTCTTCTGGGCTAAATCTGCCTCACTTCTTAACAGGTAATTGAAATAACTGCATGTAACACAATTCTACTTTTTCGAGATAGTTTCTGGAAGAATGGTGGATCATTGATCTTATctttaatatttgaaaattgcTGAAGTAGATCTGTCTCTGGCTTTTGCATTTCGATTGTGGTTATGAATGTATTGAGCAATTTAGCTCCTTTTGATGATTATACTGTTGTAAGAATTTTTATGGATACTGAATCTATTATGTTTGTGCGATTCTAGGCCTTTACCGCCTATCCCTGATTTGGAGGTTCACGAGGAATCTGTGGTAAAGGCTGCTGACACGATGCGTGTTTGGATCAATCATGTCCTGATGATAGCCCATGATATTGCTATTGGTGGGAATTTAAAACTTTTTGTTAAGGTCTGTTCTTACATGACCCTTTTCCATTTCAGGCATCATGTTTGTCACGTTATCGAGGTCATGTTTTATTCACATTTGCATCTTATTAATGTTAATATGGATTGGTTTATCAGGTTTCAATTGTCTTGTGGCTGATATCTTATGTTGGTAGTTTCTTCAACCTCCTCACTTTTATCTACATGGGTGAGTAGGGTTCTTTTCAGGTGTGGTATAAGTTGTTGGGGGTTTATGGTTGACTGAATTGTGTATCTTTCCTTCAGGAATTCTTTTTAGCTTGTCTGTGCCTCTGTTGTATGACAAGTACCAAGATCAAATTGATGACAAGCTTATTCTAGCACAAAAGGTCATTCAGACACAGTACAGGAAAATTGACGATAATGTACTGAGAAAGATTTCAAGGTcttcaaataaggaaaagaagaCTCAGTAAACTGTAATGTCTTTCCTCACCCTCTTTATCTTCCTCTTTCTTTCTCTCAGATTCTGAGATATACATGCAGTTTTATGTTTCTGTTCTATGCATATCTTCACAAGATGTCTGGGTCTGTTATCTTGTGAAATGACTATGGAATTAaacattttcttttcaaattacTTTATGTTCTTCTGCTCTGAATCTGCGGTGTTATGCCCTTGATGTGTAAGCAAAATACATTTATGCTGCTATAAGTTCTTGCTATCCTTATACATGGTGGCACTATCAAGTTATTTTGTTGCTGCTTGACTTGTGTTGTATGAATTTTCCTATTTTCTTGGTACAAGTAGAAGAACAATTGGCTCTTGAGGTTCCTGAAGACTTTTAATAATGCAGCTATACCCTGAAGTATGATTTCCCTCTAACGCCCTTTCCCTTTTATGGGCATATTGATAGTCCGCTGACCGTTGTAGACAGATATTTTAGCAAACAACATATTGTGCTCAGATGCCTTAATTTTGGGAGAAATTTGGAAACAAAGGAAAACCACAGAATAAAGTAAAAGCAAGGGGAGAAAGTCACATGTAGTCGAAGATTTgtctcattttatcttttatgtcTTTCAATTATTGTAATTATCCTTCTTTGCCCGATTGCTTTGACCAGAGAGGTGACTCCGATTACCCTAAGGACCATTGATTAGTATGAGTTAGAAGAAGGA contains:
- the LOC107840227 gene encoding reticulon-like protein B11; translated protein: MGDNRHSFVHHALGGGSVADVLLWRRWCASVTLLVSSTALWILFERAGYNVLSFIANVMLLLVVILFFWAKSASLLNRPLPPIPDLEVHEESVVKAADTMRVWINHVLMIAHDIAIGGNLKLFVKVSIVLWLISYVGSFFNLLTFIYMGILFSLSVPLLYDKYQDQIDDKLILAQKVIQTQYRKIDDNVLRKISRSSNKEKKTQ